The Methanohalophilus portucalensis genome window below encodes:
- the cas5b gene encoding type I-B CRISPR-associated protein Cas5b, with amino-acid sequence MRWRFLMDCLIFRVKSGYAKFRKPYTTTSALTFLCIHPPAIKGLIGAIVGIDRGDLYENTKDMRIGIQVLSPIHKDMQTIKLVSMKNENDLFSFPVNAEFLRNPEYRIFVSWRPEKLDELEDHLKYQKPVFTPYLGVSEHVAKIIFETRCESKRTQTRNNVDSIIPINCFDLDYSDFKIFTDNIPVSNNEKREYTKYEKIMFGFKNDRPCALKGNATGELHEVAGQNVFFFQ; translated from the coding sequence ATGAGATGGAGGTTCCTTATGGACTGCTTGATATTTAGAGTGAAAAGTGGATATGCAAAATTCAGGAAACCATATACCACTACTTCTGCTCTTACTTTTTTATGCATTCATCCACCAGCAATAAAAGGTTTGATAGGAGCAATTGTTGGTATCGATAGGGGCGATCTTTATGAAAATACAAAAGATATGAGAATTGGTATTCAGGTACTCTCTCCAATCCATAAAGATATGCAGACAATAAAGTTAGTTAGCATGAAAAATGAAAATGACCTTTTTAGCTTTCCAGTTAATGCCGAATTCCTGAGAAATCCTGAATATAGAATTTTTGTATCATGGAGACCAGAGAAACTTGATGAACTGGAAGACCATCTGAAATATCAAAAACCGGTTTTTACTCCTTATCTTGGTGTGAGTGAACATGTAGCAAAAATTATTTTTGAAACCCGGTGTGAAAGTAAACGTACACAAACCCGAAACAATGTGGATAGTATAATTCCAATTAATTGTTTTGATCTTGATTATTCCGATTTTAAAATATTTACTGACAATATTCCAGTTTCAAATAATGAAAAACGGGAATACACAAAATATGAAAAAATTATGTTTGGTTTCAAGAATGATAGACCATGTGCTTTGAAAGGAAATGCTACAGGAGAACTCCATGAAGTTGCCGGACAAAACGTTTTCTTTTTCCAATGA
- the cas1 gene encoding CRISPR-associated endonuclease Cas1: MQIVINSYGSYLKKSKNCFLVKNDDKKFEVAAGKVESIMITTAATISTDAIKFAVENNIDIIFLDHFGDPYGRVWHSKLGSTVLIRRRQLEYSDNAKGARMAKGWVNEKINNQVDFLKDLKKNRPELKEDLQEYVDDIENLKSQLQEVKGDLEEVRGTIMGIEGMASRNYFEAISLIMPDKWQFSGRSRNPAVDGFNCLLNYGYGVLYSMVEKACIISGLDPYVGFLHTDNYNKKSLVFDLIELYRIHADRTVVNLFSKRKVNDEMFDSIPNGLTLNEEGKAVLLQVFNETMEKKISYNGRNIKLKNTMQYDCHKIANSLIK, encoded by the coding sequence ATACAAATCGTAATCAACAGTTATGGCTCCTATCTGAAAAAAAGCAAGAACTGTTTTCTTGTTAAAAACGATGATAAAAAATTCGAAGTAGCCGCCGGTAAAGTTGAAAGTATAATGATCACCACGGCAGCTACAATAAGCACAGATGCAATCAAATTCGCTGTGGAAAACAATATAGATATCATTTTTCTGGACCATTTTGGTGACCCATACGGCAGAGTGTGGCATTCAAAACTCGGAAGTACTGTTCTGATAAGAAGGCGCCAGCTTGAATATTCGGATAATGCAAAGGGTGCCAGAATGGCAAAAGGATGGGTTAACGAAAAAATCAATAATCAGGTAGATTTCCTCAAAGATCTTAAGAAAAACAGGCCTGAATTGAAAGAGGACTTACAGGAATATGTAGATGATATTGAAAACCTGAAGTCCCAGCTTCAGGAAGTCAAAGGTGATCTTGAAGAAGTGAGGGGAACCATCATGGGAATTGAGGGAATGGCTTCAAGAAACTATTTTGAAGCTATCAGTCTGATAATGCCTGATAAATGGCAATTTAGCGGCAGAAGTCGCAACCCTGCAGTTGATGGATTTAATTGCCTGCTCAACTATGGGTATGGCGTACTTTATTCAATGGTTGAAAAGGCCTGTATCATATCTGGCCTTGATCCATATGTGGGTTTTTTGCATACTGACAATTACAATAAAAAATCCCTGGTTTTTGATCTGATTGAACTGTACAGAATACATGCGGATAGGACAGTCGTGAACTTATTTTCAAAAAGGAAAGTCAATGATGAAATGTTTGATTCCATTCCAAACGGTCTTACTTTAAATGAAGAGGGAAAAGCCGTCCTTTTGCAGGTTTTCAATGAAACAATGGAAAAGAAAATATCCTATAATGGCAGAAATATTAAATTGAAAAACACCATGCAATATGACTGTCATAAAATTGCTAATAGTTTGATTAAGTGA
- a CDS encoding TIGR02556 family CRISPR-associated protein gives MIETICNIGNTVQNIDGEQDIIDLWQKEEGADYDLILEIDVSDDSISINSRDFEKKVFKDGLLYTQGNWFVGALVKKDSYKEKNIKNSLDFLDIPEEKYDDIKVTLNQKIEEYKGSNFVILFKKDGKKPIDIAKDKFLEEIEKNGLKKVNHSGYCQMCNQFADTLYDSIIYKCYTNDKNIFSNTDGLSYGICYDCLINILAGRKYIHNCLETWWGGSKMLFLPHDYDKEIKEIFEDSDIGDLEDRNLLNNIRYSEDLVMEQISKCRTNVDIIFFSSQKSEWKITYHIRDIMPSRFTKIAELEHKYATSGPNLGLWQVLLYLLGGNSKPNEIFGTNEAKNYLRDIFHGNKINRRIFFSRVMKKYRHDYYEGYRQISSIHRVYNFLVDCGCLTNGWKLVEKKEGGYEMTEYETEEQFFEENSEFFDNSVKKAWFLLGHLYNAMIYESKKYKSGDDLQNATSHLEKNFFFGRKFDFKTFVYIANQCSELMYKYGVQNKKYLNNYLSSSKELMGAGNEKIPNDEAKYIFFWGMQQWIGKSKDNIKIEGVDE, from the coding sequence ATGATAGAAACAATATGTAATATCGGAAACACAGTCCAGAATATTGATGGGGAACAGGATATAATTGATTTGTGGCAAAAAGAAGAAGGTGCAGATTATGATTTAATCCTTGAAATAGATGTGTCCGATGACTCAATTTCGATAAATTCTAGAGATTTTGAAAAGAAGGTCTTCAAAGATGGATTGCTTTATACGCAAGGAAATTGGTTTGTTGGTGCTCTTGTAAAAAAAGATTCATATAAGGAGAAAAACATAAAAAATTCTCTCGATTTTCTCGATATTCCTGAAGAAAAGTATGATGATATAAAAGTCACTCTTAATCAAAAAATAGAGGAATACAAAGGATCAAATTTCGTGATTCTTTTCAAGAAGGATGGGAAGAAACCAATAGATATAGCAAAAGACAAGTTTTTGGAAGAAATTGAAAAAAATGGCCTGAAAAAAGTCAACCATTCGGGATATTGTCAAATGTGCAACCAGTTTGCTGATACATTGTATGACAGTATCATTTATAAGTGCTATACTAATGACAAAAATATCTTTTCAAACACCGACGGTTTATCTTATGGTATCTGTTATGATTGCTTAATAAACATTTTAGCGGGCCGCAAATATATCCATAATTGTCTGGAAACGTGGTGGGGTGGAAGTAAGATGTTGTTCTTGCCTCACGATTATGATAAAGAAATAAAGGAGATATTTGAGGACTCAGATATAGGTGATTTAGAAGATAGAAACCTCCTAAATAACATCCGTTATAGTGAAGATTTGGTAATGGAACAAATTAGTAAATGCCGCACCAATGTGGATATTATATTTTTCTCTTCACAAAAATCAGAATGGAAAATCACATACCACATAAGAGATATAATGCCTTCCCGCTTTACAAAAATTGCAGAACTTGAGCACAAATATGCGACATCGGGCCCCAATCTTGGTCTGTGGCAGGTTTTACTTTATCTTCTTGGTGGTAATTCTAAACCTAATGAAATATTTGGAACTAATGAGGCTAAAAATTACCTTCGTGATATCTTTCATGGCAATAAAATCAATCGAAGAATATTCTTCTCCCGGGTCATGAAAAAATACAGACATGATTATTATGAAGGCTACAGGCAAATATCTTCAATTCATCGGGTGTATAATTTCCTTGTTGATTGTGGATGTTTGACTAATGGATGGAAATTAGTTGAGAAAAAAGAAGGAGGTTATGAAATGACAGAATATGAAACTGAAGAGCAGTTTTTCGAAGAGAATTCAGAATTCTTTGACAACTCTGTTAAAAAGGCATGGTTCTTGTTAGGGCACTTGTACAATGCCATGATCTACGAATCAAAAAAATATAAAAGTGGTGATGATCTGCAGAATGCAACATCCCATCTTGAAAAGAACTTTTTCTTTGGAAGGAAATTCGATTTCAAGACTTTTGTATATATTGCAAATCAATGTTCAGAATTAATGTATAAGTACGGAGTTCAAAACAAAAAATATCTGAATAATTACCTTTCTTCCTCGAAAGAACTTATGGGAGCAGGAAATGAAAAAATTCCAAATGATGAAGCGAAATATATTTTCTTCTGGGGAATGCAGCAGTGGATTGGAAAATCCAAGGACAATATAAAAATTGAAGGAGTGGATGAATGA
- the cas7b gene encoding type I-B CRISPR-associated protein Cas7/Csh2, with protein sequence MMANTREYLLVWDSTMANPNGDMLNDNKPRHDEITGQLEVSDVRIKRFIRDEWQSTGHNVLVRTKKDDKGKVMSCTNLIKEVMKNADLKENDLPEYILKQYIDVRLFGAVITKPKYDITGPLQVMWSKSVNPAEIKFMQGNSAYAGGEDKSQSTIWSKYVTPYALFKTYAVYNDNVAKKQGIEVSENDLSEFTTALINGLINYRSTSKNQMPRLLAEVVYKEHRIDGELNYVDVNFDTSEDEVRDISQTTLDLQKLNEYYESKKEFIDKIVIYKHNTAKIVNLPEEFEVINF encoded by the coding sequence ATGATGGCAAACACACGAGAATACTTACTGGTATGGGATAGCACAATGGCAAATCCTAACGGGGATATGCTTAACGACAATAAGCCAAGACATGATGAAATAACAGGGCAACTTGAAGTATCAGATGTCAGAATAAAGCGGTTTATTCGTGACGAATGGCAATCTACGGGCCACAATGTACTGGTAAGAACAAAAAAGGATGACAAAGGAAAAGTAATGTCCTGCACCAATTTGATCAAAGAAGTTATGAAAAATGCTGATCTAAAAGAAAATGATTTACCAGAATACATTTTGAAACAATATATTGATGTAAGACTTTTTGGTGCAGTCATAACTAAACCAAAATATGACATTACGGGTCCTTTGCAGGTCATGTGGAGCAAATCCGTAAATCCTGCGGAAATAAAATTCATGCAAGGAAATTCTGCTTATGCAGGTGGGGAAGACAAAAGTCAATCAACAATTTGGTCCAAATATGTAACACCTTATGCTTTGTTTAAAACGTATGCAGTTTATAATGACAATGTTGCAAAAAAACAGGGAATTGAAGTAAGTGAAAATGACCTGAGTGAATTTACTACGGCGTTGATTAATGGCCTTATAAATTACAGGAGTACTTCAAAAAACCAGATGCCACGTTTACTAGCGGAAGTGGTTTATAAGGAACATAGAATAGATGGGGAACTTAATTACGTAGATGTCAATTTTGATACATCTGAAGATGAGGTCAGAGATATTTCCCAGACAACTCTTGATCTTCAAAAGTTAAATGAATATTATGAGTCAAAGAAAGAGTTCATCGATAAAATTGTCATTTATAAGCACAATACGGCCAAAATTGTCAACCTCCCAGAAGAATTTGAAGTTATTAATTTCTAA
- a CDS encoding phosphate-starvation-inducible PsiE family protein: MIDHDEVFDTVIRYVTFSVLYILIVAIIVGLLKTIYNVGHILYELLGGNFIHINFIEVVVGVLTIFILIDLFKTFVDYREHKRIRIVYITDATILIVMREIAAGVYVNRIQYEFILSLSILLLVLGLIRILVIKYPADNV; the protein is encoded by the coding sequence ATGATTGATCATGACGAAGTATTTGATACAGTTATAAGGTATGTCACTTTTTCCGTCCTTTATATACTAATAGTAGCAATAATTGTTGGATTGCTAAAAACTATATACAATGTGGGGCATATATTATATGAACTTCTTGGTGGCAATTTCATCCATATAAATTTCATCGAGGTAGTTGTTGGCGTTCTTACAATTTTTATTCTTATTGACCTTTTCAAGACTTTTGTTGATTATCGTGAGCATAAACGAATCAGAATTGTCTATATAACGGATGCTACTATTTTGATAGTTATGCGTGAAATAGCAGCTGGAGTTTATGTAAATCGAATCCAATATGAATTTATTTTAAGTTTATCAATATTACTACTCGTATTGGGCCTAATAAGAATTCTAGTTATAAAATATCCTGCTGATAACGTATGA
- a CDS encoding CRISPR-associated helicase/endonuclease Cas3: MKLPDKTFSFSNEDFNLKSHPHQSLKEHLEGVTSIALSIFDKQTKNSEKREVIQKICMAHDFGKATSFFQDYITYDETISRQHRKFGTEKNHSLLSAIFAYWWLPEPYKLMGYLAIKRHHGSIKNTKDETDLLDEYDILEKQLADIKENNQCELERLYDMKLDDFLKFANRSNIRQIRKNWSQEKRINNGYTIDYILEFSYFYSLLLTADKMQLIAETPNLPSQKSSFTVEKYKNHVREELLSKNPLLEKSHIFNIREKIFDELKKELQSIDLKSESFFSINIPTGSGKTFLAYYSALYMANKLEKKYGYAPDIVYSLPFLSIIDQNYRELANIVKYNQNSEPKDTEILKYHSLSEIKYESEDKHYENYDARFCFDNWQSKIVTTTFVQLFNTIFKIGNHSIGHRFHRIVNSIIILDEIQEVDEKYYPIIRQFFNKLAIKYNVKFIFVTATMPILIDSHELVPNKKTYFEDLNRIKICNHLSESSSLDNFGDLLLEDIDKRPYKSFLIVLNTIKTSKDIFELLQENTDRMCIYLSTEIYPKARLEKIDFIRRSEENLVVVSTQLIEAGVDIDMDVIYRDFCPLDSINQTSGRANRNGKSEEPSEVHLYRLKDENTGYYYHNYIYPPFLIDITQDILKDKNIVEEKDIYSLNEKYAQNIMKKVSHDISTEISKHIQVLDFKKLRNSFELIDNKDIPKHDVIIEADSTCSSIINSLVHLHNNWKENKTQWEYNFEIKNLFRRLSQYKISINNKTYSSLHDSLQEIEGFDVEYLPMNCDSTQLYSEERGIILDNSQIEIF, translated from the coding sequence ATGAAGTTGCCGGACAAAACGTTTTCTTTTTCCAATGAAGATTTCAATTTGAAATCACACCCTCACCAGTCTTTAAAAGAGCATCTTGAGGGTGTTACGTCAATTGCTTTAAGTATATTCGATAAGCAAACGAAAAACTCCGAGAAAAGAGAGGTTATACAAAAGATATGTATGGCACATGATTTTGGTAAAGCAACTTCATTTTTCCAAGACTATATCACTTATGATGAAACAATATCAAGACAACACAGGAAATTTGGAACTGAGAAAAATCACTCCTTACTATCTGCCATTTTCGCATACTGGTGGCTTCCAGAACCTTATAAACTAATGGGTTATCTGGCTATAAAGAGACATCATGGAAGTATCAAAAATACTAAAGATGAAACTGATCTATTAGACGAATACGACATTTTAGAAAAACAACTTGCAGATATAAAAGAAAATAATCAATGTGAACTGGAACGTCTCTATGATATGAAATTAGATGATTTCTTGAAGTTTGCTAATCGAAGCAACATCCGCCAAATTAGGAAAAATTGGAGTCAAGAAAAGAGGATAAATAATGGTTATACAATTGACTACATTTTAGAATTCAGCTATTTTTACTCATTACTTTTAACGGCAGACAAAATGCAGCTTATAGCTGAAACACCGAATTTACCATCTCAAAAATCAAGTTTTACCGTTGAAAAATATAAAAATCATGTACGTGAAGAATTATTGTCAAAGAATCCTCTTCTTGAAAAATCACACATATTCAATATACGTGAAAAAATATTTGATGAACTGAAAAAAGAACTTCAATCAATTGATTTGAAATCTGAAAGTTTTTTTTCCATAAATATCCCTACTGGTTCAGGTAAAACTTTCCTTGCTTATTATTCAGCTCTTTACATGGCAAACAAACTTGAGAAAAAATATGGATATGCTCCTGATATCGTTTATTCCCTTCCGTTCTTAAGTATCATAGATCAAAATTACAGAGAACTGGCTAACATAGTAAAATATAATCAAAATTCAGAACCAAAAGATACGGAAATCTTAAAGTACCATTCACTTTCAGAAATAAAATATGAATCTGAAGATAAACATTATGAGAACTATGATGCCAGATTTTGCTTTGATAACTGGCAAAGTAAAATAGTAACCACAACATTCGTGCAACTATTCAATACTATATTTAAAATTGGCAACCATTCAATAGGCCATCGTTTCCATAGAATAGTTAATTCCATAATTATTCTTGATGAAATACAAGAAGTAGATGAAAAATACTATCCAATAATAAGGCAATTTTTCAATAAATTGGCCATCAAATACAATGTAAAATTTATTTTTGTTACTGCTACAATGCCAATACTAATTGATAGCCATGAACTTGTACCAAATAAAAAAACATATTTTGAAGATTTAAATCGAATAAAAATATGCAATCATTTATCTGAAAGTTCTTCTCTGGATAATTTTGGGGATTTATTACTTGAAGATATTGATAAAAGACCATATAAGAGTTTTTTAATTGTTTTGAATACAATCAAAACTTCAAAGGATATATTTGAACTACTACAGGAAAATACAGACAGAATGTGTATTTATTTGTCCACCGAAATTTACCCAAAGGCCAGACTTGAAAAAATAGATTTTATTAGAAGAAGTGAAGAAAATTTAGTAGTTGTGTCGACACAATTAATTGAAGCCGGCGTAGACATTGATATGGATGTTATATATCGGGATTTTTGTCCACTTGATTCTATAAATCAAACCTCAGGGCGTGCTAATAGAAACGGAAAGAGTGAAGAACCAAGTGAAGTTCATTTATATAGACTGAAAGATGAAAATACCGGATATTATTATCACAACTATATTTATCCCCCATTTTTGATAGATATTACACAAGACATCCTTAAAGATAAGAATATAGTTGAAGAAAAGGACATCTATTCATTAAATGAGAAATATGCTCAAAATATAATGAAAAAAGTGAGCCATGACATATCGACAGAAATATCCAAGCATATACAAGTTCTTGATTTTAAGAAATTAAGGAATTCATTCGAGCTTATTGATAACAAAGATATTCCAAAGCATGATGTTATAATTGAAGCTGATTCCACATGTTCTAGTATAATTAATAGTCTAGTTCATTTGCACAATAACTGGAAAGAAAATAAAACACAATGGGAATATAACTTCGAAATTAAAAATTTATTTAGACGTTTGAGCCAATATAAAATATCAATCAATAATAAAACCTATTCTTCGTTACATGATAGTCTTCAAGAAATAGAAGGCTTTGATGTAGAATACCTCCCGATGAATTGTGATTCAACTCAACTATATTCTGAAGAAAGAGGTATCATTTTAGATAACTCACAAATTGAAATTTTTTGA
- the cas4 gene encoding CRISPR-associated protein Cas4, with amino-acid sequence MRDSSVLITISDVIEYLFCPRFIYFIYCLDIPQHEEKRFKVLKGRDVHEIRRLTNTSYLRKKLGCISKERNVFVASKENHIKGIVDEVLFLEDGTAAPLEYKFAEYKDKVYMTYKYQLYLQALMISENYDVEVNRAYICYTRSNNMVKSIKIEPEDVDEAIKIAKKTIDIIEKGVYPKATKYKSKCIDCCYRNICV; translated from the coding sequence ATGAGAGATAGTAGTGTTTTAATTACGATTTCTGATGTAATTGAATATCTTTTCTGCCCCCGTTTTATTTATTTTATTTATTGCCTTGATATCCCGCAGCATGAAGAAAAACGATTTAAAGTTTTAAAAGGAAGAGATGTGCATGAAATACGTCGACTTACCAATACATCTTATTTGAGAAAGAAGCTTGGATGTATATCTAAAGAAAGAAATGTTTTTGTTGCTTCAAAAGAGAATCACATTAAAGGAATTGTTGATGAAGTACTGTTTCTCGAAGATGGAACAGCTGCGCCTCTTGAATATAAGTTTGCAGAATATAAAGACAAAGTTTATATGACTTATAAATACCAGCTTTATTTGCAGGCATTGATGATCTCCGAGAATTATGATGTAGAAGTCAATAGAGCTTATATTTGTTATACACGAAGTAATAATATGGTCAAGTCTATTAAAATTGAACCGGAGGATGTGGATGAAGCCATAAAGATTGCCAAAAAGACAATTGATATAATAGAAAAGGGAGTATATCCAAAGGCAACAAAGTATAAATCCAAATGTATTGATTGTTGTTATAGAAATATTTGTGTATAA
- the cas2 gene encoding CRISPR-associated endonuclease Cas2, with protein sequence MLAWVVYDISDNTCRKHVSDACKNYGLYRVQKSVFLGELNSNERDSLAIECEEEIDEDVDSVYIFPMDDQSFKKVKLLGQAFDKDLVSDEVLTTFF encoded by the coding sequence ATGCTTGCCTGGGTGGTATATGACATATCGGATAATACTTGCAGAAAACATGTGAGTGATGCGTGTAAGAATTATGGGCTCTACCGGGTGCAGAAAAGTGTTTTTCTGGGAGAATTGAACTCAAATGAAAGAGATTCTCTTGCAATCGAGTGTGAAGAAGAAATTGATGAAGATGTAGATTCTGTATATATTTTTCCAATGGATGATCAGTCATTCAAAAAAGTTAAGTTATTGGGACAGGCCTTTGATAAGGATCTTGTGAGTGACGAAGTTTTAACCACTTTCTTTTAA
- a CDS encoding CRISPR-associated endonuclease Cas6, producing MHINYTCVQYPDVRLRMRDGAKIRGFFAKTYSSEDRMHNHTDTGPIYRYPVVQYKVIEGIPTLVGVADGANLILDVGICTEEINIENTRFCLERAEINTNSAPFGICNDIHKYIFKTPWLALNQNNSEKYRKADELAKDSLLSKILIGNLLSMAKSLDCRVNEQIRIKLNVIPIKVNFKGKSMIAFKGGFKANFDIPDYLGVGKSVSRGYGSIEKQ from the coding sequence TTGCATATAAACTACACATGTGTACAATATCCTGATGTCCGCCTTCGTATGAGAGATGGAGCCAAAATTCGAGGGTTTTTTGCTAAGACATATTCTTCAGAGGACCGTATGCATAATCACACCGATACAGGACCAATATATAGGTATCCGGTTGTGCAATATAAAGTAATAGAAGGGATTCCTACTCTGGTAGGTGTTGCTGATGGTGCTAATTTGATATTAGATGTTGGAATATGTACAGAAGAGATTAATATTGAAAATACACGATTTTGTTTGGAGAGAGCAGAAATAAACACAAATTCTGCCCCCTTTGGAATATGCAATGATATACATAAATATATTTTCAAGACACCCTGGCTTGCTTTAAATCAAAATAACAGTGAAAAATATAGGAAGGCAGACGAACTAGCAAAGGATTCCCTATTATCTAAAATTTTAATTGGCAACTTACTTTCAATGGCAAAAAGCCTTGATTGTCGGGTGAATGAACAAATCCGCATAAAATTAAATGTAATACCAATCAAAGTTAATTTTAAAGGAAAAAGTATGATTGCTTTTAAAGGAGGATTCAAAGCAAATTTTGATATTCCTGATTATTTAGGAGTAGGAAAATCTGTATCTAGAGGCTATGGTTCGATTGAAAAACAATGA